CGATTTGTGGTGGCACTGACCTTTACAGGTACGCTCGGAGTCGTCGGCGGTTTGATCCTCGTGGCTCGGGCCAACTCCATGAACCACCTGATCGCGCGGGCATTTCCGGTGACGATCCTGCTCTTCTTGCCGCTTTTCGCACACTTCGGTGTCGTCACCGGAGTCTGGCAATGGCTGCTGTTCGCGATCAACCCAGGCCATGCCATGCTGCGCGCGCTGCTTTGGGCAGCCGATCCGTCAGCAGTGACGATGCCCGACGTTATCTACGCATTCACCTATTTGGCGGTGCTGAGCGCGATCCTGTTTCGTTGGTCGTTGACCGTTTACGGCGCGGATCTCGGCCGAACCGAAGACTGAGGAGAAGGTTCATGCCCGCATTGGCGAGTCTGGTCCGCCGCGACCTCGTCGACATCACCCGCGACAGAGTCATGCTCAACATCGTCGGCATGATGGTGGTGCTGGTGATCGTCGCCACCGGGGTTCGACACATGGGGTATTTCCCGGATTGGTGGACGAATATCCTCATCGTCCTGCTGCTCGGCTACATGCCCGGCATGGGCTATCTGTTTGGCATGCTGATCGTCGATGAGATCGACAGCGGAGTGAACCAGGCGTTGCTGGTTTCGCCGGTTTCGGCCATCGGCGTGGTGGGCGCACGGACCCTGCTCGCGACAAGCTTCGTGCTCCTCTATGCCTTTGCCCTGATCTACGCGAGCCGGATGATCGAACTTCCATTCCAGCAGTGGGTTCTGCCGATCCTGACGCTGGCAGTGGCGGTGCCCTGGGTGACGCTCCTAGTGCCCGCGCTTTCGCGCGACAAGGTGCAGGCGATGGGCCTCTTCAAGACGTTGAATCTCTACATCCAGGTGGCGGCGATCAGCCTCTTCATTCCGCAAGGCGCCTGGTACGGCTATCCGCTGCTGCTGACGCCCGCGACCTGGGCCGTGAAAGGCATACTGGCTTTCACCGAAGGGCGGGAGACCGCAGGCTACCTCTGGTCAGTAGGAGGACTTGTTTTCTTCCTCGCACTATTGGCGTGGGCGGTGCGTGCCTACTGGTGCCGTCAGTATGTCCAAGCTCGTTAGCTTAGTTTCTTAGTTTCGAAGAAAAAGTGTGGGAGCTGAGGTAGAACAGACACTCGTTTCGGAACTGGATTGTGAAGGAAGCCTTCTCTACTTCCAACGCATGGTAGCTCGTACCAGGATGAGGATAACGCTCCTCGACCGCGCCATTAACGCCACTATATCGCGTTCCATCGACTCGTCCGATCAGTGGAATGCACCCGGAAGTCGTCCGCCTTTACCGCGCCGGCACGAGTGACGGCAGCAAAGGCCAGGAGATCGCCTGGCCTGGCGCAACGCGGGCGCGACCGCCTCCGTAGGGCCTGATGCGTTTTTCGGTCTGAAACATCCTTTGGACGTTGAATGAATCAAGGAGCCGAAATGACAGCATCCGCACCCCGAAAAACCGCTCCGCGAAAAAATGCATCTCGAGAGCACGGGGTGATCCGTGTCGTCGGCAGTCGCGAGCACAATCTCAAAAACATCAGTATCGAGATTCCGAAGAAGCTCATCACCGTGTTCACAGGTGTGTCGGGCTCCGGGAAGTCATCGTTGGTTTTTGACACCATCGCCGCGGAATCTCAGCGGCAACTCAATGAAACCTTCAGTTCATTCGTCCGCCATCGCCTGCCGCACTACGGCCAGCCTGATGTCGACTCCATCGAAAACCTCGCCGTGGCGATCGTCGTCGATCAAAAGCGCCTAGGCGGAAATGCGCGGTCGACTGTTGGAACTGCCACTGACATCCAAGCCTTGTTGCGCCTGTTGTTCTCTCGAGTGGGGAAACCCTTTGTAGGGGAATCGAGCGTCTTCTCATTCAATCATCCGGAGGGGATGTGCACGCGCTGCGAGGGTATTGGCGCGACGAATACAGTAGAAATCGAAGCGCTTCTCGACAAATCGAAGTCGCTCAACGAGGGCGCCATTCGCTTTCCTCCCTTGGCCGTGGGCAGTGCGCGCTGGAAGCGATACGTCTTGTCAGGATACTTCGATAACGACAAGAAGCTGGACGCATACAGTCACGAGGAATGGGACCTGCTGCTGAACGCCGAGCCAAGGAAGCCTCCCCACCCGAGAAAGGGGTGGTGGGCTAGCTCAATGTATGAGGGTCTCATACCACGCTTTCATCGCAGTTTTCTGGGGAAGTCGGGCGAGCGCTCCACTTATGCCGAAGCATTGGACCGTGTGGTGACAAGCGGACCTTGTCCGGAGTGCCATGGCGCGCGGCTGAAGCCGGACGTGTTGCGTTCCAGGATTAATGGAAACAACATCGCCGATCTCGCAGCCATGCCGACGATCGACCTGGTCTCAGTCGTTTCGGCCATCAGTGGGTCGGTGGCGGCGCCGATAGTTGCCGCCATTGCCGGGCGGCTTGAACATCTCATCGGCATCGGTCTCGGATACCTAAGCATGGACCGGCAGACGTCGACGCTGTCGGGCGGAGAGTCCCAGCGCGTCAAGATGCTGCGGCATCTCGGCAGCAGCCTTACCGACCTGACCTATATATTCGACGAGCCGAGCGTCGGATTGCATCCGCGCGACGTGAATCAATTGATCGCGTTGTTGCGCGAGCTTCGCGACAAAGGCAACACGGTGCTTGTCGTCGAGCACGATCCGCAGGTCATCGCCGTGGCCGACCACGTAATCGACATGGGCCCCGGAGCCGGGGATAAGGGCGGCCGCGTCGTTTTCCAGGGCAAGGTCGACGATCTTGAACGGTCTGACACTTTGACCGGCCGTTTCATGAAGGCGCGACCGCGCCCAAAAGCCCTGGTCCGTGAGCCGACCGGGGTAATGCCACTACGCGACGTCACGTTGCACAATCTGAAGAACCTCAGCGTCGACATACCGCAGGGCGTGTTGACGGCGATAGTGGGCGTGGCGGGTTCGGGCAAGAGTTCGCTGATCAATGGCGCGTTCGCGCGGCGCTATCCCGACGCTATCTGCATCGACCAAGCCGCCTTGGGCGGTTCCAGCAGGTCTAACACAGCGACTTATACGGAGGTGCTCGATCCGATCCGCCGGCTGTTCGCGCAGGCCAATGACGTGAGTGCTTCTCTGTTCAGCGCTAACTCCATTGGCGCTTGCCCTGCATGCAAAGGCCTTGGCATAACGCAAATTGATATGGCGTTCATGGATACCATCGTCAGCACTTGCGAGGTCTGCCATGGACGTCGCTTCACCGACGAAGTGTTGGCGTATGAGTTTAGAGGTAAAAATATCGACGACGTGTTGCGCATGAGCGTGGCGGATGCCAGTCAGTTCTTCGATAGTCCAGACATCAGCCCAGCTCTGGATCGGGTGGCGGAAGTAGGCCTCGACTACATGACGCTTGGCCAACCGTTGAGCAGCTTATCTGGCGGTGAACGGCAGAGGATCAAGCTCGCTACAGAACTCCAGAACGCCGGGCGAATCTTTATCCTCGATGAGCCCACCGCGGGTCTGCATATGTCGGACGTCGCGCGGTTGATTGGTTTATTGAACCGCCTTGTCGATAACGGCGCCACCCTACTTGTGGTCGAACACAACCTCGATGTGATTTCCCAGGCGGATTGGATCGTAGAGATGGGCCCCGGGGCCGGAGGAGACGGGGGAAGGGTCATCTTCCAGGGCAGGCCCGAGGACATGATCGTTTCGCGTACTTCGCTGACGGGGCAGTACCTGATTTGACGGAAGATTGTCCTGAAGCTCCGGAAATCTCATCACTCCAAATCAGAATTGCCCTGCGGCAGAGCGGCACTCTGTACTCAAGATCGAGTACATGTTAGATGTCCGTCATGACCCTCAGAAAACCGCCGCTGAGCCGGCGCGACGAACTGATCACGCAAGCGCAAGTTCTGTTCTTCACCCAGGGCTATGATGGGACAACGGTCAGCGACATCGTCCAGGCTGCCAATGTCTCAAATGGCGCCTTCTTTCATCATTTCGCGACGAAGGAAGCGTTGCTCGAAGCCATGTCGGAGACCCTCGCGTATCAAAGCGCGAAAGAGTTGGAGAAAAGCATTCAGGATCGGCGACTGGGTGCAGTCGAACGTCTGAACATCCTTCTCGCGCATGCTCGCGGCCAGAAGAAAGCGGCAGCTTCAACCCATCAAGCCGTTTTCGAGGCCGTTTTCTGGAAGAACAACGCCGTACTTTATGATCGCATCGCGACGGCCGCGATTGCGGTTTTTGCCCCCGTGCTGGCCAAACTGCTTGCGGACGGCGTGGCAGAGGGGAGCTTCCACGTCTCCGACCCCGATATAACTGCCGAAATGATTCTTCAGCTCGCGTTCGTGACGCGCGGCGCCTTTACGCAGATTGCCAGGGAGGACACTAGGGAAGGTCAACAACGTGCGGCGGAGCAATTGGCCATCAGGTTGCAACATTTTGGCGTGGTCGTTGACCGAATACTCGGCCTTCCCGATGGAACACTTCGCCTAACGCACGATGGTTATGCCCTCGATCTTGCACAATCACGAAAAGGCCGTGCGCGAAGACGACGCGCAGAACACTATCTTGGCGGAAAATCCAAGTGACTCATCGCAGTGATCGCGGTGGAAACAATGACTAAGCGGTGATCGTGGCTATCTGTCGTTCGGGATAAAATCTTTGCGCTCACCTCCTCGCCCGCTAGCGCCCTGACCTTTCCACAGGTTGGCTGAAGCGATCAAGCCGATCGCTTTTGTCTCTACCGGTTGGCCACATATGGAGCCATGGCCTCCTTGATGAGCGGGACCGCTGAACCTCTGACAAGCGCGTCGTGAAGTGGATGCGGTTGTCGGTCAGCACGGAACAGAGGGCATAATCGCCGAATGGGCCGAGCTGCCGGGTGATGTAAGCTACCTGCAGGCAATCATCCAAGATCAAGATTTTGTGCCGCCACGAACCTGGGCGAATAGCGCATTCAAATCGGATTGGGGGATTTGCTGTTCGGCAAAGCCGATTGTTCCATGATCGCGCAACTCCTCGGCACAGCGGCGAACGAAACCGAGCGCAGCGCGTGCGATGCTCCCACCGAGGCTGATCCGCTGCACGCCGGCCGCAAGCAGCGCGTGCGCATTTCCGCTGGCTGTCCCAAGTCCCATCACAACGTTTATTGGCCCTGCGATCTCGCGTGTCAGGACGGCGACGAGATCGATATCGGCGGCGCCAGGTAGGTAAAGACAGTCCGCACCAGCTTCACGATACCGATTTGATCGGCGGATACCGGCTGCGATACCGGACTTTCCGGATTGGAGAATGGTGTCGCTGCGCGCCGTCAGCATGAAGTCGCTGCCGCAGGCGTCAATGGCCGATCGGGCGGCGGCTATGCGCTCGATCGCAAGCGCTTCATCATAGAGTTCTGGTCGGCCCGGGATCTTGTCCTCGATATTGCCGCCGGCAAGCCCCGCCTCGATCGCCATGATGATGGTCTCGGCGACCGCCCGCGGACTGTCGCCATAGCCGGCCTCGAGATCTGCATTCACCGGGATCTTTGCCACCTGAACGATCTCGCGGATATGTGCGAACATCTCTTCGCGTGACACTGTCTGCACCGCAGATGTTACGCCGTAGTCCGCCTTGGCGAGAGCGAAGGCGATTCCGGCGCTGGTCGTGGCGATGGCCGGGAACCCCGTCGCCGCGAGTATGGCTGCGCTGCCAGCGTCCCAGGCATTGGGCATGATGAACCCGCCCGGCGCCATGTGCAGTGATTTGAAGGTACATGCGGCCTCCTCGCGGCGGTTCGGCATGACGATCTCCTCTCAGCCTTTGAACAGGGGCGTCCGGACATGGCCCGACACGGTATAGGTCAACGAAGCTTCGAGGCGCTCCAGTGGCGCCCTCTTCGTCAGGAGATGATCGACTGCGATCTCGACGAGCAGGGACGCGGCCTTGTCTGCCGGACAGGCGTGGACGCCGACGCCGAATTCGAATGATTTTCGATCCTTCCGCGCGATGTCGAGCCGATCAGGGTCGAGATTGAGGGCGGGATCGCGGTTCGCCGCAGCCAGCAATACGATGATCATCTCCCCCTTACGCAGCGGACGGCCGGCGATCTCGGCATCGCAGGCCATGAAGCGGAAGGTGCTGCTGGTGACGGTGTCGTGCCGCGCCACCTCCTGAACAAGTGGGCGCAAGAGGGCCCTGTTGGCATCGACCTTTTCGCGCAACGCAGGACGTCGCGCGAGCGCCAGGAGCGTCAGTCCGATCAGAGACGCGGTCCCGACATAGCCCTGAACCATGTAACCAATGGCGTTGGCGACGACGTCCCTGTCATCATCGCACCCGACGCGCGCTGCCTCGCGCGCTAGCGCATCAAGCAGCGGCCCCCGCCGACCGGGATCTTTCCCAAGCCCGCCGACCAGATCCAAGAGCGCCCGCGCGCCGCGATGCCCGCGTGCGATCAGCTCAGGCGTCGCCGCCGGAATTCCGGTTCCGGCGGCGGCCGCAGCCGCGCCATAGTCGCCGAGCCAGGTCATGGTGTCGCCGAACCGCTCCCTGGGGATTCCGAGCAGACCCGCGATGACCTGCACCGGCAGCGCGAACATAAATTGCGTAATCCAGGCCTCGTCGCATGCCGAGCCAAGCTCGGTGTCCAGTTCCGCTGCGCGCCTTCGAGCACGGTCCCCGATCTGCCCAAGGTCGATGCTGGCCAAGGCACCCGCCACTGCGTCCTTCAGCCTGCCGCGCACTTCATCATCGCGCAGGCGCACCAGCCGACCGAAAATATCCGCTGCAGCACCTGTGCGCAGCACCTCGGGGATTGGCTCGCTCAGGGGGCGGGTGAGGCAGTTCGCGCTGTTCAAGACCTCCGCGACGGCAGTGGCGCTAGCGGCGACCCACCAGCCATTCGCATCGTCCCGGAAGAACGGCTGCTGACGCGCGAGACGAGCATAGTACGGATAGGGATTGCGATGAGATGGCGCAGCGCGAACATGGTCAGGTTCTCCGGCTATCGAGGTCTTCTGGTGCATGTCGCATACCGTCCCGTTTGCGCCCGAGCGCCTTGGCCATTGCCTCTTCATCCTACTTGCGCCCCCATCTGTCGAAGTTATAATATTGCTAATGGCCATCAGCTTTTTGCATGATCATGGATAGCGAAGCACTTCTCACCTTCATCACGATTCACCACGCCAACGGCTTTTCCAGCGCCGCCGAGATCCTGGGCCGCTCTCAGCCCGCGATCAGCCGTCGCATCGCTTTGCTCGAAGATGAGCTCGGCGTGCCGGTGTTCGAGCGTGCAGCGAGTGGAGTGGTGCTCAGTGAGGCGGGGCGCGTGCTGCTGCCCCACGCAGAACGGGTTCTGGCCGCGCTGCACGATGCACGGAGCGCGATTGAAGCGATGCGGATGGGCGTTGCCGGTCGGGTCGCGCTCGTCGCAGTCGGCACGCTCGCCGGATCGAACCTCACCCCAGTGCTAAAACGCTTCACTGCCGAACATCCGAGAGTCGATCTGACGATTAGCACTGCCACAAGCGCCGAAGTCAGCGAGTTGGTGAGGCGCGGCGAAGCCATGATCGGGCTGCGTTATCTTCTCGATGTTACGCCCGACCTCGTCTGCGAGCACATCGCGTCGGAAACCATGGTCGTCGTCTGTGCCGCCGAACATCCTTTCGCGGGCAAGCGACTGACATCGATCGCGGCATTGCGCGACGAGCGCTGGTTCGCATTCCGCAGTGCCTACGATCAGCGCGAGAGTTTCGCAGACAACATCTTCGCGCAGTTTCAGGCACGCGGCATCGGAGCGATCTATTGGGCGCCAATCGATAGCCTAAACGCAATGAAGCGACTGGTCGAGGCGGGCCTAGGACTCGCACTGTTGCCGGAAAGCGCAATAGAAGAGGAGCGGCGCGTCGGCTCGCTGGCGACCATCATGATCGCTGATCTGAAAGTGGCAAATCCAGTGTATGCCGTAGTTCGCCGAGGCGGCTATCTCAGTCCCGCCACCCTCAATCTGCTGTCGTTGCTGCGGACGGAACCTAACCTGGTCGACAGGCCGGAACTAGGACAGGCATAGGTGGCCTCGCGCCGGAATCTAGTCGTCTGACCGCGACGAGTGGGTCCCGCGGTACGACCGGAAGCCCCAGATCTCTGCGGGTTCTGCCGGAACCATCTGGCTGAACAATCCAGAGGGTCAGGGAACTGCGTTCCGCCGGCTACTGTTCTTCGAGAGAACGTGAGTTCGTCACTCGATGTAGCGTCTTGCGAGCAACACCTCGGCGCGCAAGGCATCGGCCCGATCCGGTCGTTCGAGGCGGGTCATTTCCTCTGCCGCACGCTCACGCTCCTGGATTTCCGCCATCAGAACCGCGCGCATCTGCGTCGGATTCAGTAAAAGGTGTTCGACTTCAGCCGATCCGTTGCGGAATTGTCCCTGATCCACCAGTGTCTCACCGGCCTGGAGCGGGGGCGCTTCGGCATTGTCGATCGCGGCGATAAGCACTCGGGTAAGATTTGCCTCACTAATGCGCCCCTCCTTCATGGCGGCGCGCAGATCGGTCCGAATTCGGGTTTTCATATCTTGTGCTGCATCGCCCGCCATCCTTCAAATCCTCTCATAATTCCGTATTGTGCAGGCGTTCGTAAACTTGCCGTGTTAACGATTGCAGCGTCAAATAGGCAGTTTATCGATGAGATTTCATTCACAGCCTCAAGTTAAAAACTGTAACGCAACACACGTCCACTATCTCGACTGAGTTTCCTATTTAATGCAATGAGCGCAAACAGCAGCCTGAAACGCAGTGGCAGTGATGATTTCAAGATAGATTTCACCAGCGGAATTTCTTCCACGAGCTGAAGGTTGAGACCCCATCGTTCAGGTGTGTGCGGATCGTCAAAACCTGGATAGGCTGTCGCTATCCCGAGATACTGCATCACCGGATTTCTGGGTAACAATCTGGCTGCAAGCTTGGAAATAACGTAGAGAACAATTTCGCCCGAACGGAAGTGCCCGGTCAATCGCCGAAACAGACTTTGAAAGTCCGAATCGGAAATGAATGGTTGGACGCCATCCATGATGATTATAGTGGGCCTGTCTCGCGGAACCGGATCCAGCCAGTCGTCCGCCGTTAAATCCGCGCCGATCATATGGTGCCCTACGCGTTCCGAAAAGAATGGTCGCCGGATGGCGATGATGTCTGGATAATCGACGTCGTACCAATCGATACCGGGCGCCGGATCAACTCGCGTGATCCGCGGATCAAGGCCGCTCGCTAAATCCAGCACGACTGCGTTTGGATACCGGACGACAAAATTGTGGGTCCAAATATCCATGTGTCTTGCGCGCATCGCGGCGTTGATCTGCACGCCTCTGCTTACCTTGAGCCGTGTCCAATCGGCCTGCAGCCGACCTGCGATATCAAATGACGTATCGTCAGCCAGGATCGTCGAAGGGGATTGGCTCTCTAATGCACGCGCATATAGCGATACAAGCAACGTCGCGCGAGGACCCCTCAGATAGTCAAGATTGGCCACGGACATTTCGCCTCCCCAGGACAGAGCAATACTCTGTAACAGAGTGGCGCTCCGTTTGCAAGATTGCTACCAGGCCAATGGCAGTATTCCGGCGAATTAGAACGAGAAACCTATCACATCGGGTTCATCTTACCGGAGCCTAGCGACATGGATCGCCTGCGCGCTACGCCGCGGCGAGGGCCGCTCTAGACGGCGAACCGCGCGCCATGCGCTGGGCCTTGCTCCGCACGGCCGCTTGCCCAGGATCCGATTGTAGCGGCGATCGAACGTGACGCGCTCGATCGCCCAGCCTGAGTTGCGGGCATCGAGCATCACCGTCTCCACGGCATTCCGACCAAGCGTTCGGTGGTCTAGCGCTGAGCGACCACGTCATCGAGAACCGGCTCGATGGGTAAGCGGGCGAGCCCTAACGGAACGCTTCGACCGTCGCATCGTCGGTCGGCAGCAAGGTCTCAAGCGCGAGTTCCGATAAAGTCACGTCGCGCGGCGTGCCGAGCACGGTCGTCGTACTGATGAAGCTCAGG
This portion of the Sphingomonas sp. So64.6b genome encodes:
- a CDS encoding class I SAM-dependent methyltransferase; its protein translation is MANLDYLRGPRATLLVSLYARALESQSPSTILADDTSFDIAGRLQADWTRLKVSRGVQINAAMRARHMDIWTHNFVVRYPNAVVLDLASGLDPRITRVDPAPGIDWYDVDYPDIIAIRRPFFSERVGHHMIGADLTADDWLDPVPRDRPTIIIMDGVQPFISDSDFQSLFRRLTGHFRSGEIVLYVISKLAARLLPRNPVMQYLGIATAYPGFDDPHTPERWGLNLQLVEEIPLVKSILKSSLPLRFRLLFALIALNRKLSRDSGRVLRYSF
- a CDS encoding isocitrate lyase/phosphoenolpyruvate mutase family protein encodes the protein MPNRREEAACTFKSLHMAPGGFIMPNAWDAGSAAILAATGFPAIATTSAGIAFALAKADYGVTSAVQTVSREEMFAHIREIVQVAKIPVNADLEAGYGDSPRAVAETIIMAIEAGLAGGNIEDKIPGRPELYDEALAIERIAAARSAIDACGSDFMLTARSDTILQSGKSGIAAGIRRSNRYREAGADCLYLPGAADIDLVAVLTREIAGPINVVMGLGTASGNAHALLAAGVQRISLGGSIARAALGFVRRCAEELRDHGTIGFAEQQIPQSDLNALFAQVRGGTKS
- a CDS encoding LysR family transcriptional regulator, coding for MIMDSEALLTFITIHHANGFSSAAEILGRSQPAISRRIALLEDELGVPVFERAASGVVLSEAGRVLLPHAERVLAALHDARSAIEAMRMGVAGRVALVAVGTLAGSNLTPVLKRFTAEHPRVDLTISTATSAEVSELVRRGEAMIGLRYLLDVTPDLVCEHIASETMVVVCAAEHPFAGKRLTSIAALRDERWFAFRSAYDQRESFADNIFAQFQARGIGAIYWAPIDSLNAMKRLVEAGLGLALLPESAIEEERRVGSLATIMIADLKVANPVYAVVRRGGYLSPATLNLLSLLRTEPNLVDRPELGQA
- a CDS encoding TetR/AcrR family transcriptional regulator gives rise to the protein MSVMTLRKPPLSRRDELITQAQVLFFTQGYDGTTVSDIVQAANVSNGAFFHHFATKEALLEAMSETLAYQSAKELEKSIQDRRLGAVERLNILLAHARGQKKAAASTHQAVFEAVFWKNNAVLYDRIATAAIAVFAPVLAKLLADGVAEGSFHVSDPDITAEMILQLAFVTRGAFTQIAREDTREGQQRAAEQLAIRLQHFGVVVDRILGLPDGTLRLTHDGYALDLAQSRKGRARRRRAEHYLGGKSK
- a CDS encoding cytochrome P450, which produces MHQKTSIAGEPDHVRAAPSHRNPYPYYARLARQQPFFRDDANGWWVAASATAVAEVLNSANCLTRPLSEPIPEVLRTGAAADIFGRLVRLRDDEVRGRLKDAVAGALASIDLGQIGDRARRRAAELDTELGSACDEAWITQFMFALPVQVIAGLLGIPRERFGDTMTWLGDYGAAAAAAGTGIPAATPELIARGHRGARALLDLVGGLGKDPGRRGPLLDALAREAARVGCDDDRDVVANAIGYMVQGYVGTASLIGLTLLALARRPALREKVDANRALLRPLVQEVARHDTVTSSTFRFMACDAEIAGRPLRKGEMIIVLLAAANRDPALNLDPDRLDIARKDRKSFEFGVGVHACPADKAASLLVEIAVDHLLTKRAPLERLEASLTYTVSGHVRTPLFKG
- a CDS encoding excinuclease ABC subunit UvrA, yielding MIRVVGSREHNLKNISIEIPKKLITVFTGVSGSGKSSLVFDTIAAESQRQLNETFSSFVRHRLPHYGQPDVDSIENLAVAIVVDQKRLGGNARSTVGTATDIQALLRLLFSRVGKPFVGESSVFSFNHPEGMCTRCEGIGATNTVEIEALLDKSKSLNEGAIRFPPLAVGSARWKRYVLSGYFDNDKKLDAYSHEEWDLLLNAEPRKPPHPRKGWWASSMYEGLIPRFHRSFLGKSGERSTYAEALDRVVTSGPCPECHGARLKPDVLRSRINGNNIADLAAMPTIDLVSVVSAISGSVAAPIVAAIAGRLEHLIGIGLGYLSMDRQTSTLSGGESQRVKMLRHLGSSLTDLTYIFDEPSVGLHPRDVNQLIALLRELRDKGNTVLVVEHDPQVIAVADHVIDMGPGAGDKGGRVVFQGKVDDLERSDTLTGRFMKARPRPKALVREPTGVMPLRDVTLHNLKNLSVDIPQGVLTAIVGVAGSGKSSLINGAFARRYPDAICIDQAALGGSSRSNTATYTEVLDPIRRLFAQANDVSASLFSANSIGACPACKGLGITQIDMAFMDTIVSTCEVCHGRRFTDEVLAYEFRGKNIDDVLRMSVADASQFFDSPDISPALDRVAEVGLDYMTLGQPLSSLSGGERQRIKLATELQNAGRIFILDEPTAGLHMSDVARLIGLLNRLVDNGATLLVVEHNLDVISQADWIVEMGPGAGGDGGRVIFQGRPEDMIVSRTSLTGQYLI